In the Hordeum vulgare subsp. vulgare chromosome 7H, MorexV3_pseudomolecules_assembly, whole genome shotgun sequence genome, one interval contains:
- the LOC123412524 gene encoding leaf-specific thionin-like produces the protein MESISLKSIIIGVLMLGLVLQQTHIEAKSCCCSTTTRNCYNVCRVTGSSRPTCASLCGCKILEKCVPPCDRFNLVTDADEAKSIEFCKLGCMSSLCGNINSVVASQEVNDVKDHCKTGCYHLCTKDYEFGEVLA, from the exons ATGGAATCCATAAGTCTTAAGAGTATCATTATTGGAGTGCTCATGCTAGGACTAGTCCTTCAACAGACCCATATAGAGGCCAAGAGCTGTTGTTGTTCCACCACGACAAGAAACTGCTATAATGTATGTCGTGTCACCGGTTCCTCTCGGCCTACATGTGCAAGTTTATGTGGTTGCAAGATTTTGGAAAAATGTGTGCCTCCATGTGACCGCTTCAACCTTGTCACGGACGCAG ACGAAGCAAAATCCATTGAGTTCTGCAAGTTGGGATGCATGTCCTCATTGTGCGGGAACATCAACTCTG TTGTTGCGAGTCAAGAAGTGAACGATGTCAAAGATCATTGCAAAACTGGATGCTACCATCTCTGcactaaggattatgaatttggcGAAGTCCTTGCTTAA